The bacterium sequence TCAAAAAAAGCCGGGTCTTTTAAACCGTTATTCGTTTTCGGACTAACCCTATTCGAGAAAAGAACTCGCTGATAACTATCGCGGATTTTTTGTTGGTCTAATCGCGGCATGTTCTTTTTACTCCTCGTTGTGATAATATAATTATGAGCTGGAAACGTCAACTTAAAATATTCCTAAAAAACTTACCCCGGGTGCCAGCCGGCCTTGACCGTCTCGTAGAGGCCGCCGGGGAGGCCGGGCAGCAGCTCCGCCCGCTCGAGCGCGCCGCGGCCGTACCGCCGGTTCAGCTCGTCCAGCGTCGCCGTGAAGCGGTCCCGCCTCACCTCGAAGAGGTTGCCCGGCTTGCAGTGGTACAGCAGCATCGAGGCCGAGACCCCCAGCATCCGCACGCCGCGCTCGCTCATGTCGCCGGGCAGGAGCGGCCAAGCCGCGCGAAAGACGTCCATCCCCTCGTCGACGTAGCGCGGGAGCCGGTGCGAACGGCCCACGGTGTAGAAGTCCGGGTAGCGCGCGACGGCGTAGACGCACCGGCCGCAGTACCCCTCGCCGCGCAGCCGCCGCGCCACCCGCTCGCACAGCCACAGGAACGTCCGCCGTAGCTCCGCGGCGTCGTAGGTGTCGCGGTTGAGCGTGATGGTGTTGCCGACGGACTTGGCCTCCTCGTAGTCGTAGTGCGCCGTCAGCGGCCGGCGGTCTATCCCCCGCCCCATGTTCTGCAGCACTTCGCCGACGATGCCGAAGCGCGCCTTCAGGCGCGACAAGGACAGGCGGCCGAGCTGGCCGCACGTGCTCGCGCCCAGCCGCCGCAGGTGCTCGCCCAGCTTGTCGCCGATGCCGGGCAGATCCGTCGTCGGCAGCTCCTCCAGGAAGGTCTCGAGCTGGGAGGGCCTGAGGACCGTGAGGCCGTTGGGCTTCTCGAGGCCGGCGGCCACCTTCGCGAGCATCTTGTTGGGCGCGACGCCCAGCGAGCACGGGAGGCCGAGCTCCTCGCGGACCTCGCGCTGAAAGGCCGCGGCGCAGTCGCGCGGCGTCCCCCACCGGCGGAACGTCGTCGTGACGTCCAGGGCCAGCTCGTCGATGGAGGCTATTTCGACCACGGGGGTGTAGTTGTGCGCCCGGGCGACGACCTCGCGGATGGCGTGGGTGTACTTGGAGATGTCGGCGGGGACGACGACGGCGTCGCGGCAGAGCCGCCGCGCCTCCTCGGAGGGCATGCCGGATTTGACGCCGAACGTACGCGTCTCGTAGGAGCAGGCGGCGACGACGGAGCGCGCCTTCCGGGAGCCGACCACCAGCACCGGCCTGCCGCGTAGCCACGGCTTGGCCCGCGCCTCGACGTTGACGAAGAACGCGTTCATATCGAGGAAGATGATGACGCGCTCCCAGCGCTCGCCGTAGGCCTCGGCGCCGGGGCCGAGGCCGACGGGCCCGGGTCGCTCGCCGCCCAACAGCGGCCTGCCGTGCGCCAGCCCTGTCGTGGATGCCCACATCTCTAAATACCTGTCCCGCGAAAAGATTGACTAGTTGTACGACAAATCTTATACTGCACCCAGGAAAACGTGTAAGCTTGGAATGGAGCATAAAATGAAGAGCGATACTACAACAAACCTACCGTTCCACAAAAAAGAAACCCATGCTACCGGCCGCGGTAAAATCATTTTAAACAAAGAGCGGTTCCTCGATTTTTTACGGGAAATAACAGCGCAAAGCGACTTGAACAGGCTCAAGAGCAAAACACTTGCACTTAGAAATTTCATAACCCATCCCAAAGAGGATAGTGAGGGTATCACTAATATCGACGGCGACGGAGGTACCATTTCCCGACGCCGCGATATCTTGATCTCCGAGCTAGATCAGGTTTTAGAAGCAAAAACTTTTGAAAGGGCAAAATATTACCTTGACCGACTCGAGCAAAGCGTCCATAAAATAAAAACCACTAAGATCAACGATATAAACCTCGCCCGCTGGAAAGAATACGACACCATAATAACCGACAGCTTGTGGATCCTAGATAAAAGGGATAATTCTGGCGCCCACATCGCTTCGTACTGGGGTAACTTTATCCCCCAAATCCCAAACCAATTGATGCTCCGCTATACCAAGAAAGGTGATTGGGTACTAGACACCTTTGTCGGAAGCGGAACAACGTTAATCGAGTGCCGGCGGCTCGGCAGGAACGGCGTTGGCATCGAATTAAATGCCGAGGTCGCTCGACAAGCGAAAGAACTTATCGCCAAGGAACCAGCTAAAGATAGCGTAAAAACTGACGCAGTTATCGGCGACGCAAGAACAATAGATATCGGATTAGCACTGCGAGAGCAAAACATAAATAAAGTTCAACTCCTAATCATGCATCCCCCTTACCACGACATAATTAAATTTTCCAAAGACGACAACGACCTCTCCAACGCCCCCGATACTAAAACATTTCTTAAAATGCTTGGCGAAGCAGTGGACAACGCGACCCCATACTTAGAAAGAGGCAGGTATTTTGCCTTGGTCATCGGCGATAAATATTCAAAGGGCGAATGGATACCGTTAGGGTTCTTAAGTATGGAGGAAGTCCTAAAAAGGGATTACCTCTTAAAAAGTATAATCGTCAAGAACTTCGACGAGACCCGCGCCAAGCGCAACCAAAAGGAGCTTTGGCAATACCGGGCGCTGGTGGGTGGTTTTTATATATTCAAACACGAATATATATTTCTATTT is a genomic window containing:
- the dinB gene encoding DNA polymerase IV gives rise to the protein MWASTTGLAHGRPLLGGERPGPVGLGPGAEAYGERWERVIIFLDMNAFFVNVEARAKPWLRGRPVLVVGSRKARSVVAACSYETRTFGVKSGMPSEEARRLCRDAVVVPADISKYTHAIREVVARAHNYTPVVEIASIDELALDVTTTFRRWGTPRDCAAAFQREVREELGLPCSLGVAPNKMLAKVAAGLEKPNGLTVLRPSQLETFLEELPTTDLPGIGDKLGEHLRRLGASTCGQLGRLSLSRLKARFGIVGEVLQNMGRGIDRRPLTAHYDYEEAKSVGNTITLNRDTYDAAELRRTFLWLCERVARRLRGEGYCGRCVYAVARYPDFYTVGRSHRLPRYVDEGMDVFRAAWPLLPGDMSERGVRMLGVSASMLLYHCKPGNLFEVRRDRFTATLDELNRRYGRGALERAELLPGLPGGLYETVKAGWHPG
- a CDS encoding DNA methyltransferase produces the protein MEHKMKSDTTTNLPFHKKETHATGRGKIILNKERFLDFLREITAQSDLNRLKSKTLALRNFITHPKEDSEGITNIDGDGGTISRRRDILISELDQVLEAKTFERAKYYLDRLEQSVHKIKTTKINDINLARWKEYDTIITDSLWILDKRDNSGAHIASYWGNFIPQIPNQLMLRYTKKGDWVLDTFVGSGTTLIECRRLGRNGVGIELNAEVARQAKELIAKEPAKDSVKTDAVIGDARTIDIGLALREQNINKVQLLIMHPPYHDIIKFSKDDNDLSNAPDTKTFLKMLGEAVDNATPYLERGRYFALVIGDKYSKGEWIPLGFLSMEEVLKRDYLLKSIIVKNFDETRAKRNQKELWQYRALVGGFYIFKHEYIFLFKKHK